In the Caballeronia sp. NK8 genome, GCTACAATCCGGCGGCTTTCGGATTGCTTATCGATGGATGGGCTCGTTCGAAATCGAACCATGAATCTGCCTGCCGCCTTTGGGCATGAGCCCGGGCCTGTATTGAGGCGCGCTTTCAGCGGCTTCGCGCTTTCACATTGACTCGCATGAACACCAAGATGCTCACGAAAACCCTTGCCGTTAGTCTTATCGCCGCTGCCGCACTTGCGGGTTGCTCGTCCACCACGGGACCGGCTTTCAATATCAGTACGATTCAAACGTCGGATGGTCAGAAGGCGTATCGCGCCGAATGCTACGGCCTTTTCGAGAAAGGCAGCGCCTGTATGGTTGCCGCCCAGAAGATGTGCGGCAATCAAAACGTGAATCTGCTCCAGACGCTCGCTGGCACGCAGACCGCCAATGATCCGCGCAGTGTGATCTTCAACTGCGCGACGCCGGCGCAGCCTGCGCCCGCCGCGCCGGTGGCCCAACCGCAACCGGCTCCCGCACCAGCGCCGGCCCCGGCCCCGGCACCGCGCAAGAT is a window encoding:
- a CDS encoding OmpA family protein yields the protein MLTKTLAVSLIAAAALAGCSSTTGPAFNISTIQTSDGQKAYRAECYGLFEKGSACMVAAQKMCGNQNVNLLQTLAGTQTANDPRSVIFNCATPAQPAPAAPVAQPQPAPAPAPAPAPAPRKITLGEKTNFAFDSAALMPNAKRILDKLVAESQGVKFASVTVEGFTDSTGPDAYNVGLSQRRAQAVRDYLKSRGLNADNFSAKGFGKANPIASNATSAGRAENRRVEVTLTP